Within Rhododendron vialii isolate Sample 1 chromosome 12a, ASM3025357v1, the genomic segment TAAATGTTTTGATAAGTTTTATATTATGTTCTTGGGAactgattttcacacttcctttttttatatcctcactccctttttgtcttttagcaaaaaatttacatacactttcaacactaaaaaaacaaaaaagcgagtgtggatatcaaaaagGGGAGTATGAAAATCACTCCGCATGTTCTTTTGcttatttaaaaattacttttaccttTTACATCACATTCACAAATAAAATACTATTGactaaaaaaaaccaaaataatttatttttacacaACAAacttcgataaaaaaaatgtttaacataaataataactCCTCttattgttaaaaataaaattcatacaATTAAAGTTAATAACATGATTAAATAGAGAAAATGATGAGCCATACTTTGTTGTGTTTGATTCATCTTTTTCTAatgctttaaattttttcaaaagtttattttacaaagttaaAATACCATGTTTAATCTTTTTATCTCATATTAGCCACCTATATTAAAAAACAAAGGTTAAAAGAACTAAGGCCACATTTTCAAATTCGCTTTAGGCTTCCAAATTACTAGAGCTGGCCTTGTTTGGGAGCTAGTATCGCCATTAAGTACCATCTCAAGCATGACCATCCCTCCCACATACAAGGAAATCCCAGCGACCAAGAAAGGAAGCTCATTAGTCTAAGTTTAGCGCAATGCTGGACTTCTTATGTAGGCtgcctatgaagcacggatactatATTTTGGCCTCCATATCACGTATCATATCCGTATTGGATACCGATACACTCCGAATACGTATCCGATACGTTTTTTAAAGTATCctgcttttagaattattttttggtattccGATACGTTTCGGATATGTGAGGAACGTGTTGGATACGTTCGGATACGTCATTGGATACAGATTTTTACCTCTACGTACAGAAAAGTGAaacttaattcccattaaggagagatgaaatacttaattaccactaggtccatctttacaaaaatacatttaccattaatggaagtgtcaACCTAGGGTTTTAAGGTACCCTAGTGGGTAGGGCGTTTGAGGGTTTTAGagtaccttagggttttaggataccttagggttttagggtttaagaTACCCAAGggtttagggtaccctagggtttaggtttaggcgctttcatagagccctagggtttaggtttaggtttttagggtgcactttcctattatagggttttagcggtttaggtacttcatagggtaccctaggggtttaggcatttttatagggtaccctaggatttaggcactttcatagggtaccctaaagtATAGACACTTTCAGGATCtagagttttaggcactttcatagggtttcagtgtttcattaattagagGAGACGTGGTGggaattactttctattttctggATCTAGAGGTAAAAAGCCCTTTTGGATATGCGCGAGataaatatgttattacttaaaatatagggGTTAAAATTGCAATTAAGACTATTTGGATATGCGCGaggtaaatatgttattacttaaaatataggggttaaaattgcaattaggactatatttttctttttcccccacCGATCGACACCAGAAACACACCGACAATATCCTCTCTTGTCTCTCATCTCTCTTGACAACCTTGTAagtctctcgtctctctctcctctcgcagtgtgtatgtatgtatatatataactgtGTGTAAACATAAATCTCTTGGCATGTGAAATGGTGAACTTATGTAATGGaaaactttaatcattaatgaaattttaggaattaaaaatcacatatatatatatatatatatatataatttttttttgacatttatgTTCTACATATCCCCCAACGTATCAtatccttctttttgaaaaaatcacgtATCCGCAAATCCGTATCATATCCATATCCCGCATTTGCATCTgcatccgtgcttcttaggtaGCCGCTAATGACAAAGTCAACTTCCAATGAATTTCCCTATCGGAAAAGCCTCAGATATAAGCTAAGTTCAACAACCAGTAAATGCAGTACCAAAAATGAACCCCAAACAAAACTTCCATAATCTTCGTCACGAGAGAGTACAAATCATATCGAAAGCATTAGATTCTCAGAATAATCTTTAACTAACTAGCCCTCCATCACATGCGGGCTCAATAAATAGTTCAGGATACTACAACTATTAACACCCAATTAAGGGTTTATCAGAAATTGACGGATAGACTCTTCAAGAACGCATACAACAAATAAGGTATAAACTGGGGCTTCATATTCAAACCATAAACCTCTCAAACATATTATCATGAATTCTTTCTTTCCAGCACACCACATATTTCCTCAATAAATAGCAACTACGAGCAAGTAATCAAAACCAGACGATCAATGGGTAATTAATATCAATGTTCAAAACCAGACGACTAGTTGGTTGCATAAGTGCCCAGGCGCCGAACTAGTCGGCTACCTAATAGGCTTTGGACCACCTCCTAGCGCCTAGGCAGGGAGTAGGcagccgacttttagaacactgattaACATACAACCATAGTTTACAGGGTAAAAAGATGATATTTTTGGACCTAGGTCACATGATCCGCCAAGACTCCCTGCTCCCACTCTCAACcctctctcttcaaatttcagtaatgttttcaaaatgcaCTTTCACCCTGACCTTGGTTTGGTCTCTTACCCTATTATTGCACTAGAGAGACATACACACATCCAATTATGCTTTAAAATGCAATAGATGAACATAACTGCCAAATATCAACTCTCTACTACAAATCACAACTTCATTAACACACAAACAAATGAACAAGTTAGCAAATCAGGAGATTTCTCAGAAGAAGATCACATCACAGCAGACCTGATTTATGAACCCAAGCGGGGGGCTCGTACTCGGCGAAGGAGACGAAGCCGTCCCGATTCTTATCATGAATCTCCATCTCCCTCTGAGTCCTGTGCATCACTTCCCTCTGCGAGTTCTTCAAAATCCACTCCAACAATTCCCCCTCCGTCGCGTACCCGTCCGTGGGGTCCACATCGATTTTCGGGAAGAGCAAAACCAATCGATCGGTCACGTTGAACTTCTCCTCGTCGTTCAAGTAATCCTCGGCGTTCATGAAGTCCTCCCACTCGGGCTGAGACTCGGCCCCGGGGGCTGCTGATTCAAGTCGTTCATTTGACATGATGAATTTCTCCTTCACCCATTGCTTGTCCTCTATCTGACGCTCGATGTCGGCGATTAGAGGGTCGAATGGGACGGGGTCGTGGTGATGGGGAGGGCGTTGGGGATGGTCGGCGGCGGAGAAGTTGGAGCGGAGCTTGaggcggcggtggcggtgggAGGAGGGTTTATTGGGAGAGTGGGAGATGAGGAGTAGGAATAGTAGGGCTAGTGTGATGTAGATGATTACGGAGGTCTTGCTCCCCATCTCatccgagagagaaggagaaataGATGTGTATGTTAGTAGTATATATTGTTGATAGAGACTGGGGTGAGTATATATGTTTCTCTCTCGAGAGAGAAAAGTGTGGTGTTGACGATTTGGACTGGAGATGTGAAAGGAGATGATTGGAGGGGACCCGGTCTGCTGCTGAGCACCCCGTGCCGAGCGGGGTGTCAAACGGCACCGCTACCAAGTACTTATATTTGGTTGCATCTCTCGTTCCGCTTGGAGGTGGTGCGTcagttttagatttttttagtgGAAGAATAAGAAATTCATTGATGAATACGATAATTACAATCTATCGAGGCAATTAATACAGCTGTTACAAAGACCTATTATACTCAAGAAGAGAGATAACACATCCAACCAATGAAGGATTCAAGTCCAGCGTAAAATTGATTAGACTGTCAGGTGTCAAAGCCGCGCATGTTGGACACTTTTGGCAGACAATAATAAAAAATCTACAAACACAATTTTAGAACGAAACCCTGAAACATAATTGCATCAAACGATTCCGGACGCAGCTCTGTTcgaaattatattttaaaattgcGTTGGTTGCATTTCTCAAAAATAATAGGGCAAATATCTCGTTAATTCCTAATTATTccaaataagaatttttttgattcATCCCTCAATTGTCAATTGAGCTTATGTAGTACCTCAACTGTCTGATTGATTTCAATATTGTCCAATTACTAACATGGTTAACAATTCAATAACTATTTGGATGATagttacaacaacaaaaaagatgtTGCTCAAAAAAGATTTTGCTTGCCAGGAGCACAGGGCTTGTCCCCTCTAAATTCATTGGGCTTGAAATGCCTTCCACTTCGTATCAAATGTGTTAAACCATATCACCCCTTGGATCAACAGGCTTTATCTCATCTAGAGCCTCATGTGCTTCTTCCCACCACCGtttgttaattaatttgtcGTTCTTCCATTCAAAGTGATCTCTAATGGTAATCATGCAGGTGTGTAACATCTCATACACAATGGCTCGGGGCTCAGGTTTAGGTTCATTGATACGGACAACAATCTGAGCGGGTTGAAGCGTTCGTGCCGCCTCATTTGGATAATAACTATGTCCTTCTCCTGCTTCCTCTTTTCAAACCACAGGCGAAGCCATTCATCATCCTTGAAAAAAAGGGATGTCGAGCTCCTCAAGGTTATGCTTTGCCCAAGAGTGTTCTTTCTATTTCTGGATTTCCTTCTCCTTTTCATCTTCACCTTCACTTTCACTCAGGGTATCAGGATTTATCACTTTTGAATGGCCAGAATCACTTTCCTCCTCGATTAAGACACAGAGGTCGTCTTCAGGCAAGACAACATTGGTTTAGATAGGTGAGACGAGATAATGTATTAGCTAGGATCATATGTGGAGTTGTAGAACAAGCTGATGTGGTTGGTACTTGGTGGTGGCACATTTTGGTAGTTAGGAAGTGGGATGGCTTGGACATTGGGTTTTTAGGTGGTTTGATGGTTTGGTTGTCAATGAGATATTGGATATCGTGCTTAAGGCGGATGCAACGATCAGTTTCATGACCAGGTTGTTGGTGATAAACATAGTGCTTATCAAGGTCGAAGTTGGGGCCATGTGGTGGCTAAGGGGGTTGGGTTTCAAGAGGCTTGAGGTACCCTTACTTGACTAATGTGGCCAAAGCTTAGTGGGAGACATGTGGAGTGGGTGAAAGTTACAGCGTGGCCATGGGTTTTTAGGTGTATAGGAAGTGGAGCTTTGGAAAGGGTTTGTGGAGAAATGGCATTTATGGAGTTAATGGTGTTGGTTGAGGTGGAGCTACGGTTTGGGAAGGTTTGCGGGCTTGAGGTGGTTCATTCTTGTCAAAAAGACCCAAATTGAAGCCATCTTCCACTTATGCCCAACAACATGAAGACGTTTGAAGCCGAAGACAACTTGTGGATGGAAATGCCTAAGATAGTGAGGTTGTAGGTTCTTGATGACCATTCGAACTTGATTCTCCTCAGAGGGACGGTTCTTCATCCCGGCTAAGGTGAAATTCTCCTTTGGTTCTTCTGTGGTCATCTCCAGATCCCGAGTAGTGAACTCAATCTGGACTTTGTAAGCATATTGCTTGATGAAAGGATCGGCAATCTCCTTCCATTCTTTGAACTTAGTGAAATCCAGGGTAATGAACCAATCAAGAGCCTTTAAGGGTTCTTTAGAAGAGTTGGGCGATGAGTTCGTCGCTTAGCCCCATGGGCTTAAGGGTATTGATGATGAGGCGAATATGTCTGGTTGGATTACTAGTGCCATCAAACTTCTCAATGTCAAGCATCTTGAACTTGTCAGGGAGCTTGGCTTCTAGAAAGAGGCAGAATCCCTCAAAATCAAGGATTGTGTCTACTTGAGTGCGAGCTAAGGTAGCCTTGATCTCCTTAACTTATTGAGTAATTTCTGGATTCATGATGACTGCAATGTCTATAGTAGGGAGGACAAGATCCACAGGGTTTTGTTGGTTAGTTGAGACCTCACCTGACAGACCATATTGGGCTCGAAAAGCATCAAAATTGGCCTTGAGCTTATCAAAGGCTAGCTGGAGTTCTAAAGGTTCGGCCATGGATTCTATGTcgaattttggatcaaaaaggGGGTTAGATGTCAGATTAGGCTCAGATGAAGTGTGGAATTCAAGTCGTCGGCGAGCTTATAATTGAGGTACTGGATTGAGCGACTGAGATTTTTGTTTAGCAAGACTTTGGAGATTGTAGTTTGAAACTACCTTTGATTCTCGTTTACCTATGATTACCTGTGGAGAATGCCATGGTCAGAATGGTAACTCAAAGATTTTAGGGCTAGGACCTTGGGTAGGTCCAAACCCTCCTACACACACAAGGGTTAGCACAATAATGGTGTAAACGAGGagattttggaaagaaaaactaAGTATAAACAAGACGTGGGGTTAGAATACAcaataaaagagagaaaatgcaCAATTTAGACCTTAACCTCCGAGTTTCAATCCTAATTTGGATAGTTCTATGACTTGACTAAATATGCAAAGGTTGGTAGTCTCAAGGTCCCTGTTGTCAGGGAGGGCTAGCGATATACCACGACAAGTACTACATAGTTGGTCCCTCCTTTTGATACACCCGAAGGTACTGGACTTTTGGAGTTGCTTGACTTCTCGACATAGCTCATGTCATCAGCCCCTTTATAGAAATCGGCCGAGATACTGGTAGGTATAAGCAAGGTCAAACTTCAAGTTATGAATCCCAAGAAAACTGTAGATGCTCCCTACAGCCCGAGGCATTACCACACAGTTTGGAGGCATTTGAAGTAAAAGAGTGTGCGGCTTGTTCATGGGACTGAATTGTATGATCATTCATCATGGACACTTTTGTGGTTAGAGGTGCCTCCACACGATAAAGAGTGATGAGTGAATGGGGACACTACTTGGTTTTAGGAACCAAGAAACTAAAAGGGACAAGATTCTGAGTTCGAGATTCATGGATACGGTGAGGGGAAGGTGTTAAGCATCCTTTTTTTCCCAACCATAAGGTTAGCCTCTACTTGTTTGACATAAAATAGTTTAATGCATTTTAGGTGATTTCACAAATATTGGTTAATTAAGCCTTTACACAAAATACAGGTGAGAACAGGAAACAAGCAAGCACAAGGCCATGGAGAAGTAAAACAACATGTTAATAGCAGTAGCAGAGTCTCTGGTCATCAGAGACTTTGGCGATTGTCACAGTCACTCACGATCGCTGGAATTAAACTAACGATTGCCACAAGCACTGTCGATCGTCATACTAAACTGGTAATCGCCACTTAACGTTGAATGAATACCACATGCATATACAATATACTAACTTAAGGTCATCACTCCTCATTACACCAGAACAGAAAGCAAAGTATGAACTACGTTAAAAACAGGGAGTTTAGAATGGACCGATTACGTAATATTTAACCCGTTGGGGTTATCCCACCTTGTTCCTTCAATGCTTAGTAGGATATCAGAGCGTGGTTTGGCGGGCTTTTACGGGCAAAAAGAACGAAGAATAGCTTGCTTGGTTGTGGACTTCAGTTGATGGTGGAGGGATGAATAATACTTGGAGTATTCTTGACTTCGGGATTGAAGGAGCTTTTGCTGGATTTTTAGGAGTGTTAGGAGAGTATTTCTGCATAGGTTTGAGGTATTTTGGGTGTACAAAAGCATATTTCACTCAGATATAAAGGCCCTCTATTTATAAGGAGAGAGTGGTAAAGCTTGGAGATTACCACTTGGAATTAATTTTAATCCGAATAGGAGAGTTTAATCCGGTTGTAACTCAAACAAGTAGAGTTGTATGAGTTTTGGAGCGTGTAACCAGCATTAGTTTTCAGAGTTCAAAAAGGATTCAAACTCCTACGCCTGTTGTTATGTTCTGGAATGCTCTACTGGAGAAAAGAAGATCAAAGATCACCAGAAATGGTGAAAGGTTCTAAATCTGGACCAGAAGGAGAGTGACGATCATTAAAAAAAGTGATAACAAAGGTGGGAAAAGGTGAGAAATGGTAAGGAAAGAGATATGGAATGATATTCcaacaacttaggttcataacCACTCTAGCAGGACTTTGTACTCCTAGTTGCGTAGCACCACGATAACCTGTTCATTATTAGGAAATGCTCAAGGTGGGGCTTAAATACTTGTCAAGCCAAATTAGTGTGTCTACATAGCTCATGGGTAACACATTATATATATGAGAGCCTAACTAAGGTACACACATCCAATCATAATGCAATGATCCACCTGTTGAGTAAAAACATAGCAAATAAGGACTACCAATATAATTACTTCTGCAAGTCAGGTTTGAACTAGTTACAAGCAAAGCCACCCCCTCCTGATTGTGCGCACTATCTCACCTGACATACACAACCACCAACAATACATTATATCCATTGACAGACTACATGCAAAACTGGATAAGCATTTACAAATGAAAATAAGCCAACAAACTGTTACATAGACACATTCCATTCCCTTTCAAGCCAACTGACCTGAGCACCTCGTGGGAGCTTAGCTAGAGACAGAAGCCTAAATCTGACCTTTGTGAGAGCTTAGCTAGAGACATAAGCCTAAATCTAAACTCTGTACAAATttcatatttatcaaaaaattggtcttaggtccattatgtgaatTTCATAAACTCACAAGTtccacctattaattttgtaaggtatCAAGTCCATTTTTAAAAGTTCCTAGTAGGCCTAGTCCACTCCCTAGAGTAGAACACCCTAGGGTctaggcatttttatagggtttaaggttttaggcacttttgatagggtaccctaaggtttaggTTATGCGTATGGACTTGTGAGCTTACAAAATATTGGGTTGGACTTGTAGGCTTATGAAATCTCTATAATGAGCCTATCACCAAATCTCCCTTTTATTTATCATCACACTAGCTAGGAGGGCAGCCAATGCTTTGAAATTTCCTAAAGTTTCTTTCATTCCAGATTTGATATACAGCTAATTTAGTTATAGTGACTCTCAAAGATTTTCCCTTCAGAGAGGAGAGCAATTGAATTCAACCAGACTAGGTTTGTGCAGTCCAATGGACATCTAGTTTTGCAGTTATACTGCTCTACACCTATGCAGAGAATGGGCAGTTAAAGAATAGGTGGTCATGGCTTTCAACATCAGTACAAAGGAAGCAACAAGAGGAAGGCTTGATCCCAAATATTACAAGTCTATCCTCAGTAGATAATCTATTCAAAATAGCAATACATGTAATGACACTGCATTTAG encodes:
- the LOC131310938 gene encoding uncharacterized protein LOC131310938 isoform X2; protein product: MGSKTSVIIYITLALLFLLLISHSPNKPSSHRHRRLKLRSNFSAADHPQRPPHHHDPVPFDPLIADIERQIEDKQWVKEKFIMSNERLESAAPGAESQPEWEDFMNAEDYLNDEEKFNVTDRLVLLFPKIDVDPTDGYATEGELLEWILKNSQREVMHRTQREMEIHDKNRDGFVSFAEYEPPAWVHKSDNTSLGYEMGWWREEHFNASDVDGDGLLNIAEFNDFHHPVDSKNPKLLHWLCQEEIRERDSDKDRKVNFKEFFHGLFDFVRNYDKEHHSPSHESDDSGEAPAQKIFAELDKDGDGYLSDAELLPIIDKLHPSERYYAKQQADYIISQADADKDGRLTLKEMIDSPYVFYSAIFNEDDEDDYEYHDEFR